Proteins encoded by one window of Paenibacillus sp. DCT19:
- the nikA gene encoding nickel ABC transporter substrate-binding protein, whose amino-acid sequence MFVQHRKFSTLMLATTLLLLLVIVGCSNTGSGSDSSSAGSDQAASANEITMSWPRDIGTMNPHTYNPSQLFAQSMLYEPLVSYQKDGKLAPALAESWTISDDGKEYTFKLRQGVKFSDGTPFNAEIVKKNFDAIMKHKDTHSWLGIVGVLDKTEVVDDNTFRMTLTEPYYPVLQDLSVVRPFRFLGEAGFPDDGDTSVGIKEPVGTGPWMLADYKQDEYAVFKRNPNYWGTAPKVEQITVKIIPDGETRVLAFEKGDLDLIYGEGVISLDAFQQLRDNDEYVTQLSDPVGTRSMLLNSSNPKLSDVRVRMALQQGFNKKAMVEGVTSGLEEPADTVLSKNYPYTNVDLEPITYDVEKSKALLDEAGWKLPAGGTVREKDGQPLEFEMIFDKTDPIQKAMGETIQAEWSELGVKVNLTGLELTVQIKRLKANDFDLYFWYNYGAPYDPHSFINVVASPGFGISETLSALPMKKELDDQVHAALSSTDETKRQELYGSILKTLQEQSAIVPISYIKKTAVYQKKISNFIFPANRDENPFVGIELNGK is encoded by the coding sequence ATGTTTGTACAACATCGCAAATTTTCTACCCTCATGCTGGCAACAACATTATTGTTGCTGCTGGTTATCGTGGGCTGCAGTAATACTGGAAGTGGCTCGGACTCCTCTTCTGCCGGTTCAGATCAAGCCGCTTCTGCGAACGAGATTACGATGTCATGGCCACGTGATATCGGTACGATGAATCCGCATACGTATAACCCATCACAATTGTTCGCCCAATCCATGCTGTATGAGCCGCTGGTCAGTTATCAGAAGGACGGTAAACTGGCACCTGCTCTCGCGGAGTCATGGACGATCTCCGATGACGGCAAAGAGTACACATTCAAGCTTCGCCAAGGTGTGAAATTCTCTGATGGTACGCCATTTAATGCCGAGATCGTGAAGAAGAATTTTGATGCGATTATGAAACATAAAGATACCCATAGCTGGTTAGGCATTGTAGGCGTCTTGGACAAAACAGAGGTTGTGGATGACAACACCTTCCGCATGACTCTCACTGAGCCGTACTACCCTGTGTTGCAGGACTTGTCTGTGGTTCGTCCGTTCCGCTTCCTAGGCGAAGCTGGATTCCCGGATGATGGTGATACGTCCGTAGGCATCAAAGAGCCTGTAGGTACTGGCCCGTGGATGCTGGCTGATTACAAGCAGGATGAATATGCCGTCTTCAAGCGCAATCCGAATTACTGGGGAACAGCACCGAAGGTGGAGCAGATTACAGTCAAGATCATTCCTGACGGTGAAACGCGTGTGCTTGCCTTCGAAAAGGGCGATCTCGACCTGATCTACGGTGAAGGTGTAATCAGTCTGGATGCGTTCCAACAGTTACGTGATAACGATGAATATGTAACGCAATTGTCTGATCCGGTAGGGACGCGCAGTATGCTGCTGAACTCTTCCAATCCGAAGCTATCCGATGTCAGAGTACGGATGGCGCTACAGCAAGGTTTTAACAAGAAAGCGATGGTTGAAGGAGTCACTTCCGGTTTGGAAGAACCAGCGGATACAGTACTGTCCAAAAACTATCCATACACCAATGTAGACTTGGAACCAATCACGTATGATGTGGAGAAATCCAAAGCATTGCTGGATGAAGCCGGCTGGAAGCTGCCAGCAGGAGGTACAGTACGGGAGAAGGACGGTCAGCCGCTTGAATTCGAGATGATTTTTGACAAAACAGACCCGATTCAGAAAGCGATGGGAGAAACCATTCAGGCTGAATGGAGCGAGCTTGGGGTGAAAGTTAACCTGACCGGGCTGGAGCTGACCGTACAGATCAAACGTCTGAAAGCCAACGATTTCGACCTGTATTTCTGGTACAACTACGGTGCACCGTATGATCCACATTCCTTCATTAACGTTGTGGCGAGCCCTGGATTCGGCATTTCCGAGACGCTGAGTGCATTGCCAATGAAAAAAGAATTGGACGACCAAGTGCATGCAGCACTGTCATCTACAGACGAGACGAAACGCCAGGAGCTATATGGCTCCATCCTGAAAACACTTCAGGAGCAGTCGGCGATTGTTCCGATCTCTTATATTAAGAAAACAGCGGTGTATCAGAAGAAAATCTCCAACTTTATCTTCCCGGCTAACCGTGATGAGAATCCGTTTGTAGGGATTGAATTGAACGGGAAGTAA
- a CDS encoding alpha/beta fold hydrolase has translation MGETTLEQLKKYSGSSPKPDDFDAYWSRALAELDAQSLEYELVPADITSPLVECFHLYFTGVGGARIHGKLVRPIAGSANAKGQAMAMYHGYSSDSGDWFDKIAYAAHGITVLALDCRGQGGLSEDNLQVKGTTIRGHIIRGIDDPNPDKLYFRNVFLDTVQTVRILMSMEHVDEERVGVYGCSQGGALATACASLEPRVKLAVPVYPFLSDYRHAWELGAASSAYEELVYYFRLFDPNHEREDAIFSRLGYIDISNLADRIQAKVLFVTGLADTICPPSTQFAVYNRIQSDKELLVYHEYGHEYIPRLSDRTLQAFLNL, from the coding sequence ATGGGTGAGACAACGCTAGAACAATTGAAAAAATACAGCGGGAGCAGTCCGAAACCGGATGATTTCGATGCGTATTGGAGCCGTGCGCTCGCGGAGCTAGACGCGCAATCGCTCGAATATGAACTGGTGCCCGCGGACATTACATCACCGCTTGTAGAGTGCTTCCACCTGTATTTCACAGGTGTAGGCGGAGCACGCATCCATGGTAAGCTGGTTCGGCCAATCGCCGGATCTGCTAATGCCAAAGGGCAAGCTATGGCTATGTATCACGGATATTCCAGTGATAGCGGCGACTGGTTCGACAAGATTGCATACGCTGCCCATGGCATCACGGTACTCGCTTTGGACTGCCGTGGACAGGGCGGGCTTTCCGAGGACAACCTGCAAGTGAAAGGCACAACGATCCGTGGACACATTATCCGGGGAATCGATGATCCTAATCCGGATAAGCTGTATTTCCGAAACGTGTTCCTTGATACCGTGCAGACGGTACGCATTCTGATGTCCATGGAACACGTTGATGAAGAACGTGTAGGCGTGTATGGCTGTTCCCAAGGTGGGGCATTAGCCACCGCTTGTGCATCTCTTGAACCGCGAGTGAAGCTGGCGGTGCCAGTGTATCCTTTTTTATCGGATTATCGACATGCCTGGGAGCTAGGCGCTGCAAGTTCAGCGTATGAAGAGCTGGTGTACTATTTCCGATTATTTGACCCGAACCATGAGCGGGAGGATGCTATCTTCTCCAGACTCGGGTATATCGACATCTCGAATCTGGCAGATCGAATTCAGGCCAAGGTACTGTTTGTAACTGGGCTTGCGGACACGATCTGTCCGCCATCTACTCAGTTTGCCGTGTACAACCGGATTCAGTCGGACAAAGAGTTACTTGTGTACCATGAGTATGGACATGAGTATATTCCCCGTCTGTCTGATCGAACGTTACAGGCGTTCCTGAACCTGTAG
- a CDS encoding glycosyl hydrolase — protein sequence MKKSQVVMRTALSVVLLGSTALPAFADANPEGEAVDGNRVNTVQSAADWSGHWAEPLINKWLTAGWVSGYPDGSFRPDQHVSRSEFVNAINTIFGYYVLDQDESFADVQAGDWYAPALSIAREAGYYQGYPNNTAKPDKEITREDAAVLLVRAFGLQKAAEGADSSTPFLDESDIRSYARESVRVLSGVIEGYPDGSFKPEGALTRAEMLSWVDELAPVINTLDTSAGRVIQGHVIINQNGIKLSDIVINGNLYIAAGIREGDVDLSKVTVKGTTYIQGGGTHSVTVADSDLDNIFVDRREGEVRLGLTGTTIAEQLHVERPAIVALGSGTVVHSAKLSARTTLQLESGSSVGELHMSKEAKGTSVTGAGKVSKVDIQADDVLLNGKAVTQDTWLTQAGSDTGAASGSGSNSSNGSSSGAANSGNGSGSVSNPGNGGGSGGSDGNTGGNSGGGTTTPTNPTNPSNPGSGVTPDHNQTPIDTSAFDLSPVKLVDDQASPATKSLFAYLNNVRGEAILFGQQHATTEGVTITANDGTQSDVFNNVGAFPAVYGWDTLSLEGNEKPGSLDASPEENTANLAAVMKKAYERGGIVTLSAHMKNFVTDEVFYDTSGSVVSHILPGGDKNAEFNAYLDQIADLAHQLSDGQGNDIPVVFRPFHENNGNWFWWGAAFTSKEQYVQLYRYTVEYLRDTKGVNNFLYVFSPNGFFSGSESEYLKTYPGDDYVDILGFDIYDSTEGSEGWFAKLVQDAAMISRLADSKNKVATLSEFGYSTKGMKISGNKDKAWFTNLLKALESDPDAKRMAYMLTWANFGTEQVFVPYRNAPGELGNHELLDDFVRLYNAPYTAFNDRLQAVYSLNVSTLPNAPKLNIVSPLNQQQIKENEVTIRARVLGQQADRVVYSVGQETEEHEMTLSTQDNYYTAAWHPDSELDQQSVTLHVKAYVDGKIVMQDEVAVNFNFDASRLYTYTFDSDTNGVSSGGAFQAEINSVEQAEFNGSGMLKINAKFEDGTHTWQELKLTLDAIAQKVKLADVSKVTLDMYVPLSAGVSSTPSIYATATLPDDWDTKYNISNPVALSDLEKVTVDGVDYGKYTGEIVLDNPEKSAAATSMMLSIVGSGLQYTGPIYVDNIQLIHVKPEPVFDKDLVDDFESYAGNDITLGNTYTPNAQGDKITIRLTQDQKGAGEYGLQYDYALSSSGYGGITRTMDGVDWSDRDTLRLWLAPDGKGQKLVLQVKASGVSFEAYPSLTGTEAGWVEIPFSEFKPAPWDTANAGAAFDAVKAKSIQEFSIYVNASDPNQPVSGTLYFDDILAISKK from the coding sequence ATGAAGAAGTCACAGGTCGTTATGCGTACAGCACTCAGTGTGGTATTACTTGGATCAACAGCATTACCTGCATTTGCAGATGCGAACCCAGAGGGTGAGGCGGTTGATGGTAACCGTGTGAATACAGTGCAATCTGCTGCGGATTGGTCGGGACACTGGGCTGAGCCACTAATCAACAAATGGTTAACCGCAGGTTGGGTCAGTGGATACCCAGATGGTTCATTTCGACCGGATCAGCATGTTAGCAGAAGTGAATTTGTAAACGCTATCAATACAATCTTCGGATATTACGTCTTGGATCAGGACGAGTCCTTTGCAGATGTGCAAGCAGGTGACTGGTATGCTCCGGCTCTGTCTATTGCCCGTGAAGCAGGATACTATCAGGGATATCCTAATAATACAGCCAAGCCAGACAAGGAGATCACCCGTGAGGATGCAGCAGTGCTTCTTGTTCGTGCCTTTGGATTGCAAAAAGCAGCAGAAGGAGCGGATTCATCCACGCCTTTCCTGGATGAGTCTGATATCCGCAGCTATGCCCGTGAATCGGTTCGTGTCTTATCCGGTGTTATCGAAGGGTACCCGGATGGATCATTTAAACCGGAAGGTGCATTGACCCGGGCTGAAATGTTGTCCTGGGTAGATGAGTTGGCACCCGTAATTAATACGCTTGACACATCGGCAGGTCGAGTGATCCAAGGTCATGTGATTATCAACCAAAATGGGATTAAACTGAGTGATATCGTCATTAACGGCAATTTATACATTGCTGCAGGCATTCGCGAAGGAGATGTTGATTTATCCAAGGTGACGGTCAAGGGGACCACTTACATTCAGGGTGGAGGTACGCACTCTGTAACCGTTGCGGATTCCGATTTGGACAATATTTTCGTTGATCGTCGTGAGGGTGAGGTGCGGCTTGGACTTACAGGCACCACGATAGCAGAACAGCTCCATGTGGAGCGTCCAGCAATCGTTGCATTAGGTTCGGGAACAGTAGTACACTCCGCTAAACTATCGGCACGTACTACATTACAACTGGAGAGTGGTTCCAGTGTGGGAGAGCTGCATATGTCCAAGGAAGCGAAGGGGACATCTGTAACTGGAGCAGGCAAGGTGAGTAAAGTGGATATCCAGGCTGATGACGTGCTTCTTAATGGTAAGGCTGTCACGCAGGATACCTGGCTGACACAGGCCGGTTCAGATACAGGTGCAGCTTCAGGAAGCGGGAGTAACAGTAGCAATGGCAGCAGTAGTGGCGCGGCTAATAGTGGAAATGGTAGTGGTAGCGTAAGTAACCCTGGCAATGGAGGTGGAAGTGGCGGCTCGGATGGTAATACCGGTGGCAATTCAGGCGGTGGCACAACGACGCCGACCAATCCAACGAATCCGTCTAATCCAGGTTCGGGTGTCACGCCTGATCATAATCAAACTCCAATTGATACATCTGCCTTTGACTTGAGTCCAGTGAAGCTGGTGGATGATCAGGCTTCTCCAGCTACTAAATCACTGTTTGCTTACTTGAACAATGTGCGTGGTGAAGCCATTTTATTCGGACAGCAACATGCTACAACGGAAGGGGTAACGATTACGGCGAACGATGGTACACAATCGGATGTGTTTAACAATGTTGGTGCATTTCCTGCGGTATACGGTTGGGATACATTGAGTCTGGAAGGGAATGAGAAGCCCGGTTCACTGGACGCTAGTCCTGAAGAAAATACAGCCAACCTTGCGGCAGTGATGAAGAAGGCATACGAGCGAGGTGGCATTGTAACCCTTAGTGCCCATATGAAAAATTTTGTGACAGATGAGGTCTTCTACGATACGAGTGGTTCGGTTGTGTCGCATATCTTGCCTGGTGGGGACAAAAATGCTGAATTTAACGCTTATCTCGATCAGATTGCGGATCTAGCTCACCAGTTATCGGATGGTCAAGGTAATGACATTCCGGTTGTCTTCCGTCCATTCCATGAAAATAACGGGAACTGGTTCTGGTGGGGAGCTGCCTTTACGTCGAAGGAGCAGTATGTGCAGTTATATCGCTACACAGTGGAATATCTGAGAGATACCAAAGGCGTGAATAACTTCCTGTACGTCTTCTCGCCAAACGGATTCTTTAGCGGGAGTGAGAGCGAATACCTGAAGACGTACCCGGGTGACGATTATGTGGATATTCTCGGATTCGACATCTACGATTCAACAGAGGGCTCGGAAGGATGGTTTGCCAAATTAGTTCAAGATGCAGCGATGATCTCGCGGCTTGCCGACAGCAAAAATAAAGTGGCAACGCTCAGTGAGTTTGGTTACAGTACCAAAGGCATGAAAATCTCCGGCAACAAAGACAAAGCCTGGTTTACGAACCTGCTCAAGGCCCTAGAATCCGATCCTGATGCCAAACGGATGGCGTATATGCTGACATGGGCGAACTTTGGAACCGAGCAGGTTTTCGTTCCGTATCGCAATGCGCCAGGCGAGCTTGGAAATCACGAGCTATTAGATGACTTTGTGCGTTTGTACAATGCGCCGTATACAGCGTTCAATGATCGTTTGCAAGCCGTCTATAGTCTGAATGTGTCTACTCTGCCGAACGCGCCGAAGCTGAATATTGTCTCCCCGCTGAACCAGCAGCAGATCAAGGAGAACGAGGTGACGATACGTGCACGGGTACTTGGACAACAAGCAGATCGTGTGGTCTACAGCGTAGGGCAGGAGACGGAAGAGCATGAGATGACATTGTCGACGCAAGACAACTATTATACGGCTGCATGGCATCCCGATTCAGAGCTGGATCAACAGAGTGTGACACTGCACGTGAAGGCGTATGTAGACGGGAAGATTGTGATGCAGGATGAGGTTGCAGTTAACTTTAATTTCGATGCGAGCAGGTTATATACGTATACCTTCGATAGTGATACAAATGGGGTATCCAGTGGCGGGGCTTTCCAGGCGGAAATTAACTCTGTGGAGCAGGCTGAATTCAATGGTAGCGGTATGTTGAAGATCAACGCCAAGTTTGAGGATGGAACACATACCTGGCAGGAACTGAAGCTGACGCTGGATGCCATCGCACAGAAGGTGAAGCTAGCTGATGTCAGCAAAGTGACGCTAGATATGTATGTTCCGCTGAGTGCTGGTGTGAGCAGTACGCCATCGATCTATGCAACAGCCACGTTGCCGGATGATTGGGATACGAAGTATAACATCAGTAATCCCGTGGCATTAAGCGATCTAGAGAAGGTGACGGTGGATGGTGTGGATTACGGGAAATATACCGGCGAAATTGTGCTGGATAATCCCGAGAAGTCAGCCGCAGCAACATCCATGATGCTATCGATTGTAGGCAGTGGTTTGCAGTACACAGGCCCAATCTATGTGGATAATATTCAATTGATTCATGTGAAGCCAGAGCCTGTCTTCGATAAAGATCTGGTGGATGATTTTGAGAGTTATGCAGGAAATGATATCACTCTTGGTAATACCTATACCCCTAATGCACAAGGGGATAAGATTACAATTAGGCTAACTCAGGATCAGAAGGGTGCAGGAGAGTATGGTTTACAGTATGACTATGCACTGAGTAGTTCCGGATATGGCGGTATAACTCGTACAATGGATGGCGTGGACTGGTCGGATCGGGATACGCTGAGACTGTGGCTTGCACCAGATGGCAAAGGGCAGAAGCTGGTATTGCAGGTGAAAGCAAGCGGTGTATCGTTCGAGGCGTATCCTTCACTTACCGGGACAGAGGCTGGGTGGGTCGAGATTCCGTTCAGTGAATTCAAGCCTGCGCCGTGGGATACGGCCAATGCGGGTGCTGCATTTGACGCGGTTAAGGCCAAGAGTATTCAGGAGTTCTCTATTTATGTTAATGCGAGTGATCCAAACCAGCCTGTCTCGGGTACGTTGTACTTCGATGATATCCTGGCTATAAGTAAGAAATAA